One Thermoanaerobaculales bacterium DNA window includes the following coding sequences:
- a CDS encoding NAD(P)-dependent oxidoreductase — protein sequence MDDHVLPRIAFLGTGLMGRPMAARLLAAGYPVTAWNRTLDKARGLEEHGATVAPDPRAALRDAEGVVLMLADAPAIRDTLLTGAAARLLDSRTVIQMGTIAPSESRELGAAVTGRGGSYLEAPVLGSIAEASAGRLVVMVAAPPPLFERWLPLLRQLGPEPRLVGPIGQAAALKLALNQLIATITTAYATGLGLVRRSGVDLALWADVVRASALYAPTFDKKLRRMIDRDFEPANFPARLLLKDLRLVTAEAARLGLCAPFLDGLVEILERTVDAGLGEADYSSLAAAVEPPDRPD from the coding sequence GTGGACGATCACGTGTTGCCGCGGATCGCGTTTCTTGGCACCGGGCTGATGGGCCGGCCGATGGCGGCTCGGCTGCTCGCGGCCGGCTACCCGGTGACGGCCTGGAACCGTACCCTCGACAAGGCGCGGGGGCTGGAGGAGCACGGCGCCACGGTGGCGCCGGACCCCCGCGCCGCGCTCCGCGACGCCGAGGGTGTGGTGCTCATGCTGGCCGACGCTCCGGCGATCCGCGACACGCTTCTGACCGGCGCCGCCGCCAGGCTGCTCGACTCGCGCACGGTCATCCAGATGGGCACGATCGCGCCGTCGGAGAGCCGCGAGCTCGGCGCCGCCGTGACCGGCCGGGGCGGGAGCTACCTCGAGGCGCCGGTGCTGGGGTCGATCGCCGAGGCCAGCGCGGGCCGGCTCGTGGTCATGGTCGCCGCACCCCCACCGCTCTTCGAACGCTGGCTCCCGCTGCTGCGCCAGCTCGGGCCCGAGCCGCGGCTGGTCGGGCCGATCGGGCAGGCGGCCGCCCTCAAGCTCGCCCTCAACCAGCTGATCGCGACCATCACCACGGCCTACGCCACCGGGCTCGGGCTGGTCCGCCGGTCGGGCGTCGATCTCGCCCTGTGGGCCGACGTGGTGCGGGCAAGCGCCCTGTACGCGCCGACCTTCGACAAGAAGCTGCGGCGCATGATCGACCGCGACTTCGAGCCCGCCAACTTTCCGGCGCGCCTCCTGCTCAAGGACCTCCGGCTGGTCACTGCCGAGGCCGCTCGGCTCGGGCTGTGCGCTCCCTTCCTCGACGGCCTGGTCGAGATCCTGGAGCGCACCGTCGACGCCGGCCTCGGCGAGGCCGACTACTCCTCGCTCGCGGCGGCCGTCGAGCCGCCGGACCGGCCGGACTGA
- a CDS encoding DUF2298 domain-containing protein, with the protein MTVVLFLASALAAGAAGYALLVRLGIDDFDAWAGGRTVGLVAVAFPAWWAGVAGVAGWRALGTALLVVLGAAGLVELWRRRAHWRSFVGAEAVVAVAALAILLGRLDHPQIVGQEKPMDMGILATLLRSDGFPPLDMWLAGERLPYYYWGALLWTAPLKLGGLRLEVAYNLIVALVAGLVAASLWALGRRIAGGSHWAGLTAAFFGVLAGTPDGWRQLLGGVGIRSLDIWKSSRQHEDLITEFPLFTEWLGDLHPHYLSMPIAVAALLLAWHLGRRRPGIAMTSVVMVLFGVAWAANPWCMPPTLAGVALLVLCSDGRWHWPTAEGRWRWLAAAVIAAGGWAIAAPFHLSFHPPFAGLRAVFAWTSPANLLLYGGCLLVPAFVAAALLLRDRLAPLGVRGTALLLAAAASLVLVAAVSGRPSLVLLTGALVVTVWVVLAPGDQPERPGLALAALGLFLFVVPEMLYVVDSYGERLHRMNTVFKAWIQAWVVLAAALPVLLRVAFPGRGLRRAMTAVLVVAALPHPLWMALNQVSGRPLGIDGMAWMAEGDRAIVRFLREQPHQAAVIEAVGGAYTEYARLSANSGVPALIGWENHELVWRGHGVVEETSRRATLVRELYSCGDPARVREIATGEGIPLVAIGSLERADFAEESLAAVRAAGELVLDEAGGQVVRVDGGAPAAAEVNDG; encoded by the coding sequence ATGACCGTCGTCCTGTTTCTGGCGTCCGCGCTCGCCGCGGGGGCGGCCGGCTACGCGCTGCTGGTTCGGCTCGGCATCGACGACTTCGACGCCTGGGCCGGCGGTCGGACTGTCGGGCTGGTGGCCGTGGCCTTCCCGGCGTGGTGGGCGGGCGTCGCCGGGGTCGCGGGCTGGAGGGCCCTGGGCACCGCGCTCCTAGTGGTGCTCGGCGCGGCCGGGCTGGTCGAGCTGTGGCGGCGCCGCGCGCACTGGCGGAGCTTCGTCGGCGCCGAGGCAGTGGTGGCCGTGGCCGCGCTCGCGATCCTGCTCGGGCGCCTCGACCATCCGCAGATCGTCGGCCAGGAGAAGCCGATGGACATGGGCATCCTGGCGACCCTGCTGCGCTCGGACGGCTTTCCGCCGCTGGACATGTGGCTCGCCGGAGAGCGGCTGCCGTACTACTACTGGGGCGCGCTGCTGTGGACGGCGCCCCTGAAGCTGGGCGGGCTGCGCCTCGAGGTCGCCTACAACCTGATCGTCGCGCTGGTGGCCGGCCTGGTCGCGGCGTCGCTGTGGGCGCTCGGCCGCCGCATCGCCGGGGGCAGCCACTGGGCGGGCCTGACCGCGGCGTTCTTCGGGGTGCTCGCCGGCACGCCCGACGGCTGGCGCCAGCTCCTCGGCGGGGTCGGGATCCGCAGCCTCGACATCTGGAAGTCGTCGCGGCAGCACGAGGACCTGATCACGGAGTTCCCGCTCTTCACGGAGTGGCTGGGCGACCTCCACCCCCACTACCTGTCGATGCCGATCGCGGTGGCCGCGCTGCTGCTGGCCTGGCACCTTGGCCGCCGCCGGCCCGGGATCGCGATGACGTCGGTGGTGATGGTGCTGTTCGGGGTGGCGTGGGCCGCCAACCCGTGGTGCATGCCGCCGACCCTGGCCGGCGTGGCCCTGCTGGTGCTGTGCTCGGACGGGCGCTGGCACTGGCCGACAGCAGAGGGGCGGTGGCGTTGGCTGGCCGCCGCGGTGATCGCCGCCGGCGGGTGGGCGATCGCGGCACCATTCCACCTGTCCTTTCACCCACCGTTCGCGGGCCTGCGGGCGGTGTTCGCGTGGACCTCTCCGGCGAACCTGCTGCTTTACGGCGGGTGCCTGTTGGTGCCCGCCTTCGTCGCCGCCGCGCTGCTGCTGCGCGACCGGCTCGCGCCGCTCGGCGTTCGCGGCACCGCCCTGCTGCTCGCCGCCGCCGCGTCGCTGGTGCTGGTGGCCGCGGTCAGCGGCCGGCCGTCCCTGGTGCTCCTGACCGGCGCGCTGGTGGTGACGGTGTGGGTCGTGCTCGCGCCGGGGGACCAGCCGGAGCGGCCGGGCCTCGCCCTGGCCGCACTCGGCCTGTTCCTGTTCGTGGTGCCCGAGATGCTCTACGTAGTCGACTCCTACGGCGAGCGGCTGCACCGCATGAACACCGTGTTCAAGGCGTGGATCCAGGCCTGGGTGGTGCTGGCAGCGGCGCTGCCGGTCCTGCTGCGCGTCGCCTTCCCGGGCCGTGGGCTGCGGCGGGCGATGACCGCGGTGTTGGTCGTGGCGGCGCTTCCGCACCCGCTGTGGATGGCCCTCAACCAGGTGTCGGGTCGCCCGCTCGGCATCGACGGGATGGCGTGGATGGCCGAGGGCGACCGGGCGATCGTGCGCTTCCTGCGCGAGCAGCCGCATCAGGCGGCAGTCATCGAGGCTGTCGGCGGGGCCTACACCGAGTACGCTCGGCTGTCGGCCAACTCGGGGGTGCCGGCCCTGATCGGCTGGGAGAACCACGAGCTGGTGTGGCGCGGCCACGGCGTGGTCGAGGAGACGAGCCGGCGAGCCACGCTCGTGCGCGAGCTCTACTCGTGTGGGGACCCGGCGAGGGTGCGCGAGATCGCCACCGGGGAGGGGATACCCCTGGTCGCGATCGGCTCGCTCGAGCGCGCCGACTTCGCCGAGGAGTCGCTCGCGGCGGTTCGTGCCGCCGGCGAGCTCGTGCTGGACGAGGCCGGCGGGCAGGTCGTCCGCGTCGATGGCGGCGCGCCGGCGGCCGCGGAGGTCAACGATGGCTGA